A single region of the Chiroxiphia lanceolata isolate bChiLan1 chromosome 20, bChiLan1.pri, whole genome shotgun sequence genome encodes:
- the RILP gene encoding rab-interacting lysosomal protein gives MAEPLWRTPPGRLAPPHVYRMAGALGAELRRLSGRFGPEAVAGLVPPVVRLLELLEALVAPAEAGEAPAGPQEAEDPEQRLWEAERQERTLHGRLACLEEQNRQLLGQLAESQSQEDSTARKEREVMLRLKEVVDKQRDELRAQAHEIVCKSRDTEALQEQLHRFMSMNEDLRHKVAVVQAQLKSALEQKSDLEAAMLQIQKEMSSRSRTAQETQQPEPGLKGAPSPTEEPQHQEGDRSPAQCCFSKEELQQILQERNELKTNLFLVQEELAYYQRELLNEERIPGFFLNAMKSNIKKQRKKIRAKMLGTTEESASSDEDESSWLPAHGTDCVDAQPPESKIRSFFGLWYQDSNKDPPTSSCSGTWEIIDSLDTEVEPEGEKEPAASSPNRATAPL, from the exons ATGGCGGAGCCGCTGTGGCGAACCCCGCCGGGCCGCCTGGCCCCGCCGCACGTCTATCGCATGGCGGGGGCTCTGGGCGCCGAGCTGCGCCGCCTCTCCGGCCGCTTCGGGCCCGAGGCCGTGGCCGGGCTGGTGCCGCCCGTGGTgcggctgctggagctgctggaggcgCTGGTGGCCCCGGCCGAGGCGGGGGAGGCGCCGGCCGGGCCGCAGGAGGCGGAG GAcccagagcagaggctgtgggAGGCCGAGCGCCAGGAGCGAACCCTGCACGGCCGCCTGGCCTGCCTGGAGGAGCAGAACcggcagctcctggggcagctTGCAGAGAGCCAGTCCCAGGAAG ATAGCACAGCACGGAAGGAGCGGGAGGTGATGCTGCGGCTGAAAGAGGTGGTGGACAAGCAGAGGGATGAACTTCGTGCCCAGGCCCACGAGATTGTCTGCAAGAGCCGAGACACGGAGGCG ctgcaggaacagctaCATCGCTTCATGTCCATGAACGAGGACTTGCGGCACAAGGTGGCCGTGGTGCAGGCTCAGCTCAAGAGTGCTCTGGAGCAAAAGTCGGACCTGGAGGCTGCGATGCTGCAAATCCAGAAGGAAATGAGCAGTAGGAGCAGGACAGCCCAGGAGACCCAACAGCCAGAGCCTGGCCTG AAAGGAGCCCCATCGCCCACGGAGGAGCCACAGCACCAGGAAGGGGACAGGAgccctgctcagtgctgcttctccaaggaagagctgcagcagatCCTGCAAGAGCGGAACGAGCTCAAGACCAACCTGTTCTTGGTGCAGGAGGAACTGGCCTATTACCAGCG ggagctgctgaaCGAGGAGAGAATTCCTGGCTTCTTCTTGAATGCGATGAAGTCAAATAtcaaaaaacagagaaaaaaaatcagagccaAAATGCTGGGAACGACGGAGGAGTCGGCGAGCAG TGATGAAGATGAGAgctcctggctcccagctcATGGCACAGACTGTGTAGATGCTCAGCCTCCTGAATCCAAAATTAGGAGCTT ttTTGGGCTGTGGTATCAGGACAGCAACAAAGATCCCCCCACATCCAGCTGCTCCGGCACCTGGGAAATCATCGACTCACTGGACACAGAGGTGGAGccagagggagagaaggagccaGCAGCCAGTTCCCCCAACAGAGCCACAGCACCCCTCTGA
- the TLCD2 gene encoding TLC domain-containing protein 2, translating to MSMAFSPGLLVVAGSFAAFRLLNRGLERLVPPPPSARRNRWKWRNIWTSLAHSVLSGGGALAGFYLHPELSKDLVGTHPPGAHSLVAVSVGYFLEDFVDMLCNQKLHQSWELLFHHSVVIVCFGIAVLLHQYVGFALVALLVEINSIFLHLRQILLMANLVHTTCYRLNSIVNLGTYVVFRIATLAWMTHWLFLNRQNVPPATYAVGTVGMAIMTPMNVILFYRLLRSDFLKSSRDVQREKEQ from the exons ATGTCCATGGCTTTCAGCCCggggctgctggtggtggcCGGCTCCTTCGCCGCTTTCCGCCTGCTGAACCGGGGGCTGGAGCGGCtggtgccgccgccgccctcgGCCCGGCGCAACCGCTGGAAGTGGCGCAACATCTGGACATCGCTGGCGCACAGCGTGCTCAGCGGCGGCGGGGCGCTGGCCGG GTTCTACCTCCACCCCGAGCTGTCCAAGGACCTGGTGGGCACACACCCGCCCGGGGCGCACAGCCTGGTCGCCGTGTCTGTAG GTTATTTCCTTGAAGACTTTGTGGACATGTTGTGCAATCAGAAACTTCACCaatcctgggagctgctcttccATCACTCTGTG gTGATTGTTTGCTTTGGaattgctgtgctgctccatcaGTACGTCGGCTTTGCCCTCGTGGCTTTGCTGGTGGAGATCAACTCCATCTTCCTCCACCTGCGGCAGATCCTTCTCATGGCCAACCTGGTGCACACCACCTGCTACCGCCTCAACAGCATCGTCAACCTGGGCACCTACGTGGTGTTTCGCATCGCCACGCTGGCCTGGATGACCCACTGGCTCTTCCTCAATCGACAGAACGTGCCCCCGGCGACGTACGCGGTGGGCACGGTGGGCATGGCAATCATGACACCCATGAACGTCATCCTCTTCTACCGCCTGCTGCGGAGTGACTTCCTCAAATCCAGCCGGGACGTGCAGCGGGAGAAGGAACAatag
- the PRPF8 gene encoding pre-mRNA-processing-splicing factor 8 — MAAVFPYRGGCAPVPNPMAPLPDYMSEEKLQEKARKWQQLQAKRYAEKRKFGFVDAQKEDMPPEHVRKIIRDHGDMTNRKFRHDKRVYLGALKYMPHAVLKLLENMPMPWEQIRDVPVLYHITGAISFVNEIPWVIEPVYIAQWGSMWIMMRREKRDRRHFKRMRFPPFDDEEPPLDYADNILDVEPLEAIQLELDPEEDAPVLDWFYDHQPLKDNRKYVNGSTYQRWQFTLPMMSTLYRLANQLLTDLVDDNYFYLFDLKAFFTSKALNMAIPGGPKFEPLVRDINLQDEDWNEFNDINKIIIRQPIRTEYKIAFPYLYNNLPHHVHLTWYHTPNVVFIKTEDPDLPAFYFDPLINPISHRHSVKSQEPLPDDDEEFELPEFVEPFLKDTPLYTDNTANGIALLWAPRPFNLRSGRTRRALDIPLVKNWYREHCPAGQPVKVRVSYQKLLKYYVLNALKHRPPKAQKKRYLFRSFKATKFFQSTKLDWVEVGLQVCRQGYNMLNLLIHRKNLNYLHLDYNFNLKPVKTLTTKERKKSRFGNAFHLCREVLRLTKLVVDSHVQYRLGNVDAFQLADGLQYIFAHVGQLTGMYRYKYKLMRQIRMCKDLKHLIYYRFNTGPVGKGPGCGFWAPGWRVWLFFMRGITPLLERWLGNLLARQFEGRHSKGVAKTVTKQRVESHFDLELRAAVMHDILDMMPEGIKQNKARTILQHLSEAWRCWKANIPWKVPGLPTPIENMILRYVKAKADWWTNTAHYNRERIRRGATVDKTVCKKNLGRLTRLYLKAEQERQHNYLKDGPYITAEEAVAVYTTTVHWLESRRFSPIPFPPLSYKHDTKLLILALERLKEAYSVKSRLNQSQREELGLIEQAYDNPHEALSRIKRHLLTQRAFKEVGIEFMDLYSHLVPVYDVEPLEKITDAYLDQYLWYEADKRRLFPPWIKPADTEPPPLLVYKWCQGINNLQDVWETSEGECNVMLESRFEKMYEKIDLTLLNRLLRLIVDHNIADYMTAKNNVVINYKDMNHTNSYGIIRGLQFASFIVQYYGLVMDLLVLGLHRASEMAGPPQMPNDFLSFQDIATEVAHPIRLFCRYIDRIHIFFRFTADEARDLIQRYLTEHPDPNNENIVGYNNKKCWPRDARMRLMKHDVNLGRAVFWDIKNRLPRSVTTVQWENSFVSVYSKDNPNLLFNMCGFECRILPKCRTSYEEFTHKDGVWNLQNEVTKERTAQCFLRVDDESMQRFHNRVRQILMASGSTTFTKIVNKWNTALIGLMTYFREAVVNTQELLDLLVKCENKIQTRIKIGLNSKMPSRFPPVVFYTPKELGGLGMLSMGHVLIPQSDLRWSKQTDVGITHFRSGMSHEEDQLIPNLYRYIQPWESEFIDSQRVWAEYALKRQEAIAQNRRLTLEDLEDSWDRGIPRINTLFQKDRHTLAYDKGWRVRTDFKQYQVLKQNPFWWTHQRHDGKLWNLNNYRTDMIQALGGVEGILEHTLFKGTYFPTWEGLFWEKASGFEESMKWKKLTNAQRSGLNQIPNRRFTLWWSPTINRANVYVGFQVQLDLTGIFMHGKIPTLKISLIQIFRAHLWQKIHESIVMDLCQVFDQELDALEIETVQKETIHPRKSYKMNSSCADILLFASYKWNVSRPSLLADSKDVMDSTTTQKYWIDIQLRWGDYDSHDIERYARAKFLDYTTDNMSIYPSPTGVLIAIDLAYNLHSAYGNWFPGSKPLIQQAMAKIMKANPALYVLRERIRKGLQLYSSEPTEPYLSSQNYGELFSNQIIWFVDDTNVYRVTIHKTFEGNLTTKPINGAIFIFNPRTGQLFLKIIHTSVWAGQKRLGQLAKWKTAEEVAALIRSLPVEEQPKQIIVTRKGMLDPLEVHLLDFPNIVIKGSELQLPFQACLKVEKFGDLILKATEPQMVLFNLYDDWLKTISSYTAFSRLILILRALHVNNDRAKVILKPDKTTITEPHHIWPTLTDEEWIKVEVQLKDLILADYGKKNNVNVASLTQSEIRDIILGMEISAPSQQRQQIAEIEKQTKEQSQLTATQTRTVNKHGDEIITSTTSNYETQTFSSKTEWRVRAISAANLHLRTNHIYVSSDDIKETGYTYILPKNVLKKFICISDLRAQIAGYLYGVSPPDNPQVKEIRCIVMVPQWGTHQTVHLPGQLPQHEYLKEMEPLGWIHTQPNESPQLSPQDVTTHAKVMADNPSWDGEKTIIITCSFTPGSCTLTAYKLTPSGYEWGRQNTDKGNNPKGYLPSHYERVQMLLSDRFLGFFMVPAQGSWNYNFMGVRHDPNMKYELQLANPKEFYHEVHRPSHFLNFALLQEGEVYSADREDLYA; from the exons ATGGCCGCCGTGTTCCCGTACCGCGGCGGCTGCGCCCCGGTGCCCAACCCGATGGCTCCGCTGCCCGACTACATGTCCgaggagaagctgcaggagaAAG CCCGCaagtggcagcagctgcaggccAAGCGCTATGCGGAGAAGAGGAAATTCGGGTTCGTGGATGCGCAGAAGGAGGACATGCCCCCCGAGCACGTCCGAAAGATCATCCGCGACCACGGCGACATGACCAACAGGAAGTTCCGGCACGACAAGCGCGTCTATCTGGG AGCCCTGAAGTACATGCCTCATGCTGTGCTGAAGCTCCTGGAGAACATGCCGATGCCCTGGGAGCAAATCCGAGACGTTCCAGTCCTCTACCACATCACCGGTGCCATCTCCTTTGTGAACGAGATCCCCTGGGTCATCGAGCCTGTGTACATTGCTCAGTGGGG GTCAATGTGGATCATGATGAGGCGGGAGAAGAGGGACAGGCGTCACTTCAAGAGGATGAGATTCCCCCCGTTTGATGATGAAGAGCCCCCTCTGGATTATGCTGATAACATCCTGGATGTGGAGCCCCTGGAAGCGATCCAGCTCGAGCTGGATCCTGAGGAGGATGCCCCTGTGCTGGACTGGTTCTACGACCACCAGCCACTGAAGGACAACAGGAA GTATGTCAACGGTTCGACGTACCAGCGCTGGCAGTTCACCCTGCCCATGATGTCCACCCTGTACCGCTTGGCCAACCAGCTGCTTACTGACCTTGTGGATGACAACTACTTCTACTTGTTTGACCTGAAAGCGTTCTTCACCTCCAAGGCACTGAACATGGCTATTCCTGGAGGTCCCAAGTTTGAGCCCCTTGTTAGAGACATCAATCTTCA GGATGAAGACTGGAATGAATTTAATGACATCAACAAAATTATCATCAGGCAGCCGATCAGGACAGAGTACAAAATTGCTTTCCCGTACCTGTACAATAACCTGCCACACCACGTCCACCTCACCTG GTATCATACTCCAAACGTCgttttcattaaaacagaagATCCTGATCTCCCAGCTTTTTACTTCGATCCGCTGATCAACCCCATTTCACACAGACATTCTGTCAAG AGCCAGGAACCGCTGCCTGACGACGATGAAGAGTTTGAACTGCCAGAGTTTGTGGAACCTTTCCTGAAGGATACCCCACTCTACACAGATAACACAGCCAATGGCATTGCCCTGCTGTGGGCCCCACGGCCCTTCAACTTGAGGTCTGGGAGGACCCGGAGAGCTCTTGATATCCCACTGGTCAAGAATTG GTACCGTGAGCACTGCCCGGCAGGCCAGCCAGTAAAAGTGCGAGTCTCCTACCAGAAGCTCCTGAAATACTATGTTCTGAATGCTCTCAAGCACAGACCTCCCAAGGCCCAGAAGAAGAG ATACCTGTTCCGCTCCTTCAAGGCTACCAAGTTTTTCCAGTCGACGAAGCTGGACTGGGTGGAAGTGGGCCTGCAGGTGTGTCGCCAGGGCTACAACATGCTGAACTTGCTGATCCACAGAAAGAACCTGAACTACCTTCACTTGGATTACAACTTCAACCTGAAGCCCGTGAAGACCCTCACCACTAAG gaaagaaaaaaatcccgTTTTGGTAACGCTTTCCATCTGTGCCGAGAGGTCCTGCGGCTGACTAAGCTGGTGGTGGACAGCCATGTCCAGTACAGACTGGGAAACGTGGATGCATTTCAG ttgGCAGATGGTCTGCAGTACATCTTTGCCCACGTGGGTCAGCTCACGGGCATGTACCGGTACAAGTACAAACTGATGAGGCAGATTCGTATGTGCAAGGACCTCAAGCATCTCATCTACTACAGGTTTAACACA gGGCCTGTGGGCAAAGGTCCTGGCTGTGGCTTCTGGGCTCCAGGCTGGAGAGTGTGGCTGTTTTTCATGAGGGGCATCACCCCGCTGCTGGAACGCTGGCTGGGGAATCTGCTGGCCAGGCAGTTTGAAG GCCGTCACTCGAAGGGCGTTGCAAAGACTGTCACGAAGCAGCGTGTGGAGTCTCACTTTGACCTGGAGCTGAGGGCAGCCGTCATGCACGACATTCTGGACATGATGCCAGAAGGAATCAAACAGAACAAAGCCAGAACCATCCTACAGCACCTGAGCGAGGCTTGGCGGTGCTGGAAGGCCAATATTCCCTGGAAG GTGCCAGGTCTGCCAACTCCGATTGAGAACATGATCCTGAGGTATGTGAAGGCAAAGGCTGACTGGTGGACAAACACAGCTCACTACAACAGGGAGCGGATCCGCCGCGGTGCCACCGTGGACAAAACCGTCTGCAAGAAGAACCTGGGCCGGCTGACCAGGCTCTACCTAAAAGCTGAGCAGGAACGGCAGCATAATTACCTGAAG GACGGGCCGTACATCACTGCGGAAGAGGCTGTTGCTGTGTACACGACCACAGTGCactggctggagagcaggaggttCTCCCCCATTCCCTTCCCCCCGCTGTCCTACAAACATGACACCAAGTTGCTGATATTAGCcctggagaggctgaaggaggcTTACAG tGTGAAATCACGCCTGAATCAATCCCAGAGAGAGGAATTGGGATTGATTGAACAGGCTTATGATAATCCCCACGAAGCTCTGTCCAGAATCAAGCGACACCTTTTGACTCAGAGAGCCTTCAAGGAG gtggGAATTGAGTTCATGGATCTCTACAGCCATTTGGTCCCTGTGTATGATGTTGAGCCCTTGGAGAAGATCACAGATGCTTATCTGGATCAGTACTTGTGGTATGAGGCTGATAAACGAAGACTCTTCCCTCCATGGATCAAACCTGCTGACACTGAACCTCCCCCACTGTTGGTGTACAAGTGGTGCCAAG GCATTAATAATCTGCAAGATGTTTGGGAAACAAGTGAAGGTGAATGCAACGTGATGCTGGAATCTCGATTTGAGAAGATGTATGAGAAGATTGACCTGACACTGCTCAACAGGCTGTTGCGTCTTATTGTTGATCACAACATTGCTGACTACATGACAGCCAAGAACAACGTGGTCATCAACTACAAG GACATGAATCACACAAACTCCTACGGGATTATTCGTGGGCTGCAGTTTGCTTCCTTCATTGTCCAGTATTATGGGCTTGTGATGGACCTGCTGGTGCTGGGTCTGCACCGGGCCAGTGAAATGGCTGGGCCTCCCCAGATGCCAAATGACTTCCTCAGCTTCCAGGACATTGCCACAGAGGTGGCCCATCCCATCCGCCTCTTCTGCAGATACATTGACCGGATTCACATCTTCTTCAG gTTTACAGCTGATGAGGCAAGAGACCTGATTCAGCGGTACCTGACGGAGCATCCAGATCCCAACAATGAGAACATTGTAGGCTACAACAACAAGAAGTGCTGGCCCCGGGACGCTCGGATGCGCCTCATGAAACATGATGTGAACCT GGGCCGTGCTGTGTTCTGGGACATCAAGAACCGTTTGCCTCGGTCGGTGACCACGGTGCAGTGGGAGAACAGCTTCGTGTCCGTGTACAGCAAGGACAACCCCAACCTGCTGTTCAACATGTGTGGCTTTGAGTGCCGCATCCTGCCCAAGTGCCGCACCAGCTACGAGGAGTTCACCCACAAGGATGGGGTCTGGAACCTGCAGAATGAG GTCACCAAGGAGCGCACAGCTCAGTGCTTCCTGCGTGTGGACGACGAGTCTATGCAGAGGTTTCACAACAGAGTGAGGCAGATCCTCATGGCATCTGGCTCCACAACCTTCACTAAG ATTGTCAATAAATGGAACACAGCTCTGATTGGCTTGATGACATATTTCCGGGAAGCCGTTGTAAATACTCAGGAGTTGCTTGATTTGCTGGTGAAGTGTGAGAATAAAATCCAGACTCGAATCAAGATCGGCCTGAATTCCAAAATGCCCAGCCGTTTTCCCCCAGTGGTGTTTTACACCCCTAaagagctgggggggctgggcATGCTCTCCATGGGCCACGTTCTCATCCCGCAGTCTGACCTGag GTGGTCCAAGCAGACAGACGTTGGCATCACTCACTTCCGCTCGGGAATGAGTCACGAGGAGGACCAGCTCATCCCAAATTTATATCGTTACATCCAGCCATGGGAAAGTGAATTCATTGACTCTCAGAGGGTGTGGGCAGAGTATGCCCTTAAGCGCCAGGAGGCCATAGCCCAGAACAG GCGCCTGACGCTGGAGGATCTGGAGGACTCATGGGACAGGGGAATTCCTCGTATCAACACCCTGTTCCAGAAGGACCGGCACACCCTGGCTTATGATAAAGGATGGAGAGTCAGGACTGACTTCAAACAGTATCAG GTGCTGAAGCAGAACCCATTCTGGTGGACACACCAGCGCCACGATGGCAAACTGTGGAATCTGAACAACTACCGCACAGACATGATCCAGGCTCTTGGTGGGGTGGAAGGAATCCTGGAGCACACCCTCTTCAAGGGCACTTACTTCCCCACATGGGAGGGTCTCTTCTG GGAGAAGGCCAGTGGCTTTGAGGAGTCCATGAAGTGGAAGAAGCTGACAAATGCCCAGAGATCGGGTTTGAACCAAATTCCAAACAGAAGATTCACCCTGTGGTGGTCTCCTACCATTAACAGAGCCAAC gTGTATGTTGGGTTTCAGGTGCAGCTGGATTTGACAGGCATCTTTATGCACGGCAAGATCCCCACCCTGAAGATTTCCCTCATTCAGATTTTCCGAGCTCACTTGTGGCAGAAGATCCATGAGAGCATCGTAATGGATTTGTGTCAG GTGTTTGACCAAGAGCTGGATGCTCTGGAGATTGAGACAGTGCAGAAGGAGACAATCCATCCCAGGAAGTCATACAAGATGAATTCCTCATGTGCAGACATCCTTCTCTTTGCTTCCTATAAGTGGAATGTGTCGCGTCCATCGTTGCTCGCAGATTCCAA GGATGTGATGGACAGCACCACCACTCAGAAGTACTGGATAGACATCCAGCTGCGCTGGGGAGACTACGATTCCCATGACATCGAGCGCTATGCGAGAGCCAAGTTCCTGGACTACACCACAGACAACATGAGTATCTACCCATCTCCCACTGGGGTGCTCATCGCCATCGACCTGGCCTACAACTTGCACAG tgctTACGGGAACTGGTTCCCTGGGAGCAAACCTCTGATCCAGCAGGCCATGGCCAAAATCATGAAAGCAAACCCTGCCCTGTATGTGTTGAGGGAACGGATCCGCAAGGGGCTGCAGCTCTACTCCTCAGAGCCCACGGAGCCCTACCTTTCCTCCCAGAACTACGGAGAGCTCTTCTCCAACCAGATCATCTGGTTTGTGGATGACACCAATGTGTACAGAGTCACCATTCACAAG ACTTTTGAAGGGAATTTGACCACAAAACCCATCAATGGAGCCATTTTCATCTTCAATCCCAGAACTGGACAGCTCTTCCTGAAGATCATTCACACATCTGTGTGGGCAGGACAGAAGCGTCTGGGACAG TTGGCCAAGTGGAAGACTGCTGAAGAAGTGGCTGCCTTGATCCGATCCCTTCCTGTGGAGGAGCAGCCGAAGCAGATCATAGTGACTCGGAAGGGCATGTTGGACCCACTCGAG GTGCACTTGCTGGATTTCCCCAATATTGTGATCAAAGGCTCGGAGTTGCAGCTGCCCTTCCAGGCCTGTCTGAAAGTGGAAAAGTTTGGTGATCTCATCCTGAAGGCTACTGAACCCCAGATGGTTCTCTTCAATCTCTACGATGACTGGCTGAAAACCATCTCTTCCTACACG GCATTCTCCCGTCTGATCCTGATTCTCCGAGCACTACACGTGAATAATGATCGAGCCAAAGTTATTCTGAAACCAGATAAGACGACCATCACTGAGCCTCACCACATCTGGCCAACCCTGACAGATGAGGAGTGGATCAAGGTGGAGGTGCAGCTGAAGGATCTCATCCTTGCTGACTATGGCAAGAAGAACAA TGTGAACGTCGCATCCCTGACGCAGTCAGAGATCCGAGACATTATCCTGGGCATGGAGATCTCGGCCCCGtctcagcagagacagcagatCGCAGAAATTGAGAAGCAAACCAAGGAGCAGTCACAGCTGACAGCCACACAGACCCGCACCGTGAACAAGCACGGGGATGAAATCATCACCTCCACCACCAGCAACTACGAAACACAGACCTTCTCCTCCAAGACTGAGTGGCGGGTCAG AGCCATTTCTGCTGCCAACCTCCACCTGCGGACAAACCACATCTATGTCTCGTCAGACGACATAAAGGAGACGGGTTATACCTACATCCTTCCCAAGAACGTGTTGAAGAAGTTCATCTGCATCTCAGACCTGCGGGCCCAG ATTGCAGGTTACCTGTATGGAGTGAGCCCTCCAGATAACCCCCAGGTGAAGGAGATCCGGTGCATTGTGATGGTGCCCCAGTGGGGAACACACCAGACTGTGCatctcccagggcagctgccacagcacGAGTATCTGAAG GAAATGGAACCTCTGGGGTGGATTCACACCCAACCAAACGAGTCCCCTCAGCTCTCACCGCAGGACGTCACCACCCACGCCAAGGTCATGGCTGACAACCcctcctgggatggggagaagaCCATCATCATCACCTGCAG TTTCACACCCGGCTCCTGCACACTGACAGCCTACAAACTGACCCCGAGTGGGTACGAGTGGGGTCGCCAGAACACGGACAAAGGGAACAACCCCAAGGGGTACCTGCCCTCCCACTATGAGAGGGTGCAGATGCTGCTGTCCGACCGCTTCCTCGGCTTCTTCATggtcccagcacagggctcCTGGAACTACAACTTCATGG GTGTTCGCCACGACCCCAACATGAAGTATGAGCTGCAGCTCGCCAACCCCAAGGAGTTTTACCACGAGGTCCATCGCCCCTCTCATTTCCTCAACTTCGcgctgctgcaggagggggaggTTTACTCGGCCGACCGCGAGGATCTCTACGCCTAA